In Apium graveolens cultivar Ventura chromosome 10, ASM990537v1, whole genome shotgun sequence, the following are encoded in one genomic region:
- the LOC141691760 gene encoding uncharacterized protein LOC141691760, translated as MDIGDRRLENSRMPLYGFTGNEVHVVGTIDMLVLFGSPPCQVWKMVKFHVISASSSFNAILGRTIITTLRAITCISQLKMKFPTDFGVGEMIGDQATARQCYLTTLSPKKKMDEELEVNQVLDIDPRSLVDLPTNNSCSPIEETEEIEVFEGNSEKTTRIGKNLPEPLKKDITCLIREFADIFAWDPKDMPGIPEIIARHSLHVNKDITPIRQKCQIFSDKKKAAIDQEIDRLLEDMFIEPVQFPTWISNVVLVKKNNGK; from the coding sequence ATGGACATCGGAGATCGAAGACTTGAAAACTCTCGAATGCCTTTGTATGGATTCACAGGTAATGAGGTCCATGTGGTAGGAACTATTGACATGTTAGTACTTTTTGGCTCTCCACCGTGTCAAGTTTGGAAGATGGTTAAGTTCCACGTGATCAGTGCCTCCTCTAGCTTTAACGCCATATTGGGGCGGACAATAATCACTACACTTCGAGCTATAACGTGTATCTCCCAATTGAAAATGAAATTCCCCACAGACTTTGGCGTAGGAGAAATGATCGGTGACCAGGCAACAGCAAGACAGTGCTACTTAACCACATTGTCTCCAAAGAAAAAGATGGATGAGGAACTAGAAGTCAATCAAGTGCTTGATATCGACCCCAGATCCCTCGTTGACCTTCCTACCAACAACTCTTGTTCTCCTATCGAGGAGACCGAGGAAATTGAAGTGTTTGAAGGGAACTCTGAGAAAACTACAAGGATCGGCAAAAATCTTCCTGAGCCGTTAAAGAAAGATATCACGTGCCTTATTCGTGAGTTCGCTGATATCTTCGCCTGGGATCCCAAAGACATGCCAGGAATCCCCGAGATAATTGCACGACACTCCCTTCACGTCAACAAAGACATCACGCCGATACGGCAGAAATGTCAAATATTCTCTGACAAAAAGAAGGCAGCTATTGATCAAGAGATCGATCGACTTCTCGAGGATATGTTCATCGAGCCCGTCCAGTTCCCTACATGGATTTCCAATGTCGTTTTAGTTAAGAAAAACAATGGGAAGTGA